A portion of the Streptomyces sp. NBC_00376 genome contains these proteins:
- the carB gene encoding carbamoyl-phosphate synthase large subunit, with translation MPKRSDIQSVLVIGSGPIVIGQAAEFDYSGTQACRVLKAEGLRVILVNSNPATIMTDPEIADATYVEPITPEFVEKIIAKERPDALLPTLGGQTALNTAISMHENGVLEKYGVELIGANVEAINKGEDRDLFKGVVEAVKAKIGYGESARSVICHSMDDVLAGVETLGGYPVVVRPSFTMGGAGSGFAHDEDELRRIAGQGLTLSPTTEVLLEESILGWKEYELELMRDKNDNVVVVCSIENFDPMGVHTGDSITVAPAMTLTDREYQRLRDVGIAIIREVGVDTGGCNIQFAIDPTDGRVIVIEMNPRVSRSSALASKATGFPIAKIAAKLAVGYTLDEIPNDITEKTPASFEPTLDYVVVKAPRFAFEKFPSADSTLTTTMKSVGEAMAIGRNFTEALQKALRSLEKKGSQFSFVGEPGDKAELLAEAVRPTDGRINTVMQAIRAGATQEEVFDATKIDPWFVDQLFLIKEIADELAAADELGPELLAEAKRHGFSDAQIAEIRSLREDVVREVRHALGIRPVYKTVDTCAAEFAAKTPYFYSSYDEENEVASRTKPAVIILGSGPNRIGQGIEFDYSCVHASFALSDAGYETVMVNCNPETVSTDYDTSDRLYFEPLTLEDVLEIVHAETLAGPVAGVIVQLGGQTPLGLSQALKDNGVPVVGTSPEAIHAAEDRGAFGRVLAEAGLPAPKHGTATTFDEAKAIADEIGYPVLVRPSYVLGGRGMEIVYDEMRLSSYIAESTEISPTRPVLVDRFLDDAIEIDVDALYDGTELYLGGVMEHIEEAGIHSGDSACALPPITLGGYDIKRLRASTEGIAKGVGVRGLINIQFALSGDILYVLEANPRASRTVPFTSKATAVPLAKAAARISLGATIAELRAEGLLPANGDGGTLPLDAPISVKEAVMPWSRFRDIHGRGVDTVLGPEMRSTGEVMGIDSVFGTAYAKSQAGAYGPLPTKGRAFISVANRDKRSMIFPARELVAHGFELLATSGTAEVLKRNGINATVVRKQSEGVGPQGEKTIVQLIHDGEVDLIVNTPYGTGGRLDGYEIRTAAVARSVPCLTTVQALAAAVQGIDALTHGGVGVRSLQEHAEHLTAARD, from the coding sequence GTGCCTAAGCGCTCCGATATCCAGTCCGTCCTGGTCATCGGCTCCGGCCCGATCGTCATCGGCCAGGCCGCAGAGTTCGACTACTCCGGCACCCAGGCCTGCCGCGTCCTCAAGGCCGAGGGCCTGCGCGTCATCCTGGTGAACTCCAACCCGGCGACGATCATGACCGACCCGGAGATCGCCGACGCCACGTACGTCGAGCCGATCACCCCCGAGTTCGTCGAGAAGATCATCGCCAAGGAGCGCCCCGACGCGCTGCTCCCCACCCTGGGCGGCCAGACCGCGCTCAACACCGCGATCTCCATGCACGAGAACGGTGTCCTGGAGAAGTACGGCGTCGAGCTCATCGGCGCCAACGTCGAGGCCATCAACAAGGGCGAGGACCGCGACCTCTTCAAGGGTGTCGTCGAGGCCGTCAAGGCGAAGATCGGTTACGGCGAGTCCGCCCGCTCGGTCATCTGCCACTCCATGGACGACGTCCTCGCGGGCGTCGAGACGCTCGGCGGCTACCCCGTCGTCGTCCGCCCCTCCTTCACCATGGGCGGCGCCGGCTCCGGCTTCGCGCACGACGAGGACGAGCTGCGCCGCATCGCCGGACAGGGCCTCACGCTCTCGCCGACCACCGAGGTGCTCCTGGAGGAGTCCATCCTCGGCTGGAAGGAGTACGAGCTGGAGCTGATGCGCGACAAGAACGACAACGTCGTGGTCGTCTGCTCCATCGAGAACTTCGACCCGATGGGTGTCCACACCGGTGACTCGATCACCGTCGCCCCGGCGATGACGCTCACCGACCGCGAGTACCAGCGGCTGCGCGATGTCGGCATCGCGATCATCCGCGAGGTCGGCGTCGACACCGGCGGCTGCAACATCCAGTTCGCCATCGACCCGACCGACGGCCGGGTCATCGTGATCGAGATGAACCCGCGCGTCTCCCGCTCCTCGGCGCTCGCCTCCAAGGCCACCGGCTTCCCGATCGCCAAGATCGCCGCCAAGCTGGCCGTCGGCTACACGCTCGACGAGATCCCCAACGACATCACCGAGAAGACCCCGGCCTCCTTCGAGCCGACCCTCGACTACGTCGTGGTCAAGGCCCCGCGGTTCGCCTTCGAGAAGTTCCCCTCCGCCGACTCCACCCTCACCACCACCATGAAGTCGGTGGGCGAGGCCATGGCGATCGGCCGGAACTTCACCGAGGCGCTCCAGAAGGCGCTCCGTTCGCTGGAGAAGAAGGGCTCGCAGTTCTCCTTCGTCGGCGAGCCCGGCGACAAGGCCGAGCTGCTCGCCGAGGCGGTCCGTCCGACCGACGGCCGGATCAACACCGTCATGCAGGCGATCAGGGCCGGCGCCACCCAGGAAGAGGTCTTCGACGCCACGAAGATCGACCCCTGGTTCGTCGACCAGCTCTTCCTGATCAAGGAGATCGCCGACGAGCTCGCCGCCGCCGACGAGCTGGGCCCCGAGCTGCTCGCCGAGGCCAAGCGGCACGGCTTCTCCGACGCGCAGATCGCCGAGATCCGCAGCCTGCGCGAGGACGTCGTGCGCGAGGTGCGGCACGCGCTGGGCATCCGCCCGGTCTACAAGACGGTCGACACCTGCGCCGCCGAGTTCGCCGCGAAGACGCCGTACTTCTACTCCTCCTACGACGAGGAGAACGAGGTCGCGTCCCGCACCAAGCCCGCGGTGATCATCCTCGGCTCAGGCCCCAACCGCATCGGCCAGGGCATCGAGTTCGACTACTCCTGCGTCCACGCCTCCTTCGCGCTGAGCGACGCGGGCTACGAGACCGTGATGGTCAACTGCAACCCGGAGACCGTCTCCACCGACTACGACACCTCCGACCGCCTGTACTTCGAGCCGCTGACGCTGGAAGACGTGCTGGAGATCGTGCACGCGGAGACCCTCGCCGGACCGGTCGCCGGTGTCATCGTCCAGCTCGGCGGCCAGACCCCGCTGGGCCTGTCGCAGGCGCTCAAGGACAACGGCGTGCCGGTCGTCGGCACGTCCCCGGAGGCCATCCACGCCGCCGAGGACCGTGGCGCCTTCGGCCGCGTCCTGGCCGAGGCCGGACTCCCCGCCCCGAAGCACGGCACCGCCACCACCTTCGACGAGGCCAAGGCCATCGCCGACGAGATCGGCTACCCCGTCCTCGTCCGCCCCAGCTACGTGCTCGGCGGCCGCGGCATGGAGATCGTGTACGACGAGATGCGGCTCTCCTCGTACATCGCCGAGTCCACCGAGATCAGCCCCACCCGGCCGGTCCTGGTCGACCGCTTCCTCGACGACGCCATCGAGATCGACGTCGACGCGCTCTACGACGGCACCGAGCTCTACCTCGGCGGCGTCATGGAGCACATCGAGGAGGCCGGCATCCACTCCGGCGACTCCGCCTGCGCGCTGCCCCCGATCACGCTCGGCGGCTACGACATCAAGCGGCTGCGGGCCTCCACCGAGGGCATCGCCAAGGGCGTCGGCGTACGCGGACTGATCAACATCCAGTTCGCGCTCTCCGGCGACATCCTCTACGTCCTGGAGGCCAACCCGCGCGCCTCCCGCACCGTCCCCTTCACCTCGAAGGCGACCGCGGTCCCGCTCGCCAAGGCCGCCGCCCGCATCTCGCTGGGCGCGACCATCGCCGAGCTGCGCGCCGAGGGCCTGCTCCCGGCCAACGGCGACGGCGGCACCCTGCCGCTGGACGCGCCGATCTCCGTCAAGGAGGCCGTCATGCCGTGGTCGCGCTTCCGCGACATCCACGGCCGCGGCGTCGACACCGTCCTCGGCCCGGAGATGCGCTCCACCGGTGAGGTCATGGGCATCGACTCGGTCTTCGGTACGGCGTACGCCAAGTCGCAGGCCGGCGCGTACGGCCCGCTGCCCACCAAGGGCCGCGCCTTCATCTCCGTCGCCAACCGCGACAAGCGCTCGATGATCTTCCCGGCGCGCGAACTCGTCGCCCACGGCTTCGAGCTGCTCGCCACCTCCGGCACCGCCGAGGTCCTCAAGCGCAACGGCATCAACGCCACGGTCGTGCGCAAGCAGTCCGAGGGCGTGGGCCCGCAGGGCGAGAAGACCATCGTCCAGCTGATCCACGACGGCGAGGTCGACCTCATCGTCAACACGCCGTACGGAACGGGCGGCCGCCTCGACGGCTACGAGATCCGTACCGCGGCCGTGGCCCGGTCCGTGCCGTGCCTGACGACGGTCCAGGCGCTCGCCGCCGCCGTCCAGGGCATCGACGCGCTCACCCACGGAGGCGTCGGCGTCCGTTCCCTCCAGGAACACGCGGAACATCTGACCGCGGCCCGCGACTAG
- the coaBC gene encoding bifunctional phosphopantothenoylcysteine decarboxylase/phosphopantothenate--cysteine ligase CoaBC: MDKPKVVLGVSGGIAAYKACELLRRLTESGHDVRVVPTESSLHFVGAATWSALSGHPVSTEVWNDVHEVPHVRIGQDADLVVVAPATADMLAKAAHGLADDLLTNTLLTARCPVVFAPAMHTEMWEHPATQENVATLRRRGAVVIEPAVGRLTGVDTGKGRLPDPGEIFEVCRRVLARGPVEPDLAGRHVVISAGGTREPLDPVRYLGNRSSGKQGYALARTAVARGARVTLVEANTGLPDPAGADVLHAGTAVQLREAVLKAAADADVVVMAAAVADFRPAEYATGKIKKKDGQEPAPITLVRNPDILAEVAGERARPAQIVVGFAAETDDVLANGREKLRRKGCDLLVVNEVGERRTFGSEENEAVVLAADGGETQVPHGPKEALADTVWDLVSSRLG, translated from the coding sequence GTGGACAAGCCGAAGGTCGTTCTGGGGGTCAGCGGAGGCATCGCCGCGTACAAGGCGTGCGAACTGCTGCGCCGGCTGACCGAGTCCGGTCATGACGTGCGCGTCGTACCGACCGAGTCGTCGCTGCACTTCGTGGGAGCGGCCACCTGGTCCGCGCTCTCCGGCCACCCGGTCTCCACCGAGGTCTGGAACGACGTCCACGAGGTGCCGCACGTCAGGATCGGGCAGGACGCCGACCTGGTGGTCGTCGCCCCCGCCACCGCCGACATGCTCGCCAAGGCGGCCCACGGCCTCGCCGACGACCTGCTCACCAACACGCTGCTCACCGCCCGCTGCCCGGTCGTCTTCGCGCCCGCCATGCACACCGAGATGTGGGAGCACCCGGCCACCCAGGAGAACGTCGCCACGCTGCGCCGCCGGGGCGCCGTCGTGATCGAGCCCGCCGTCGGCCGGCTGACCGGCGTCGACACCGGCAAGGGCCGGCTGCCCGATCCCGGGGAGATCTTCGAGGTCTGCCGCCGGGTGCTGGCCCGCGGACCCGTCGAACCCGACCTGGCCGGCCGCCATGTGGTGATCAGCGCGGGCGGTACGCGCGAGCCGCTCGACCCGGTGCGCTACCTCGGCAACCGCTCCTCCGGCAAGCAGGGCTACGCCCTGGCCCGTACCGCGGTCGCCCGGGGCGCCCGGGTCACCCTCGTCGAGGCCAACACCGGCCTGCCCGACCCGGCCGGCGCCGACGTCCTGCACGCGGGGACGGCCGTGCAGCTCCGCGAGGCCGTGCTGAAGGCCGCGGCGGACGCCGACGTGGTCGTGATGGCGGCGGCGGTCGCCGACTTCCGTCCCGCCGAGTACGCCACGGGGAAGATCAAGAAGAAGGACGGCCAGGAGCCCGCGCCCATCACGCTGGTCCGGAACCCCGACATCCTCGCCGAGGTGGCCGGCGAACGCGCCCGGCCGGCGCAGATCGTCGTCGGATTCGCCGCCGAGACCGACGACGTCCTCGCCAACGGCCGGGAGAAGCTCCGCCGCAAGGGCTGCGACCTCCTCGTCGTCAACGAGGTCGGGGAGCGCCGGACCTTCGGTTCGGAGGAGAACGAGGCCGTGGTGCTCGCCGCCGACGGCGGCGAGACCCAGGTGCCTCACGGGCCCAAGGAGGCACTCGCCGACACGGTCTGGGATCTCGTGTCGTCACGTCTCGGATGA
- the gmk gene encoding guanylate kinase, translating into MAATSRGTSPVPPDVRPRLTVLSGPSGVGKSTVVAHMRKVHPEVWLSVSATTRKPRPGERNGVHYFFVDNEEFDKLIANGELLEWAEFAGNRYGTPRRAVLDRLEAGEPVLLEIDLQGARLVRQSMSDAQLVFLAPPSWEELVRRLTGRGTEAPEVIDRRLAAAKVELAAEAEFDTTLVNTSVEDVARELLALMLEASGHRADSD; encoded by the coding sequence ATGGCTGCAACATCCCGGGGGACGTCCCCCGTACCCCCGGACGTACGTCCGCGGCTGACCGTGCTCTCCGGCCCCTCCGGGGTCGGCAAGAGCACGGTCGTCGCTCATATGCGCAAGGTCCACCCCGAGGTATGGCTCTCGGTGTCGGCGACGACCCGCAAGCCGCGCCCCGGCGAGCGCAACGGTGTCCATTACTTCTTCGTGGACAACGAGGAGTTCGACAAGCTGATCGCCAACGGCGAGCTGCTGGAGTGGGCCGAGTTCGCGGGCAACCGCTACGGCACGCCCCGCCGCGCCGTGCTCGACCGCCTGGAGGCGGGCGAGCCGGTGCTGCTGGAGATCGATCTCCAGGGTGCCCGGCTGGTCCGGCAGTCGATGTCGGACGCCCAGCTGGTCTTCCTGGCCCCGCCGAGCTGGGAGGAGCTGGTCCGCCGGCTCACCGGCCGCGGGACCGAGGCGCCCGAGGTGATCGATCGCCGGCTCGCCGCCGCCAAGGTCGAACTGGCCGCCGAGGCCGAGTTCGACACGACGCTGGTCAACACCTCCGTCGAGGACGTGGCCCGTGAGCTGCTAGCCTTGATGCTGGAGGCTTCCGGCCACCGTGCCGACAGCGACTGA
- a CDS encoding quinone-dependent dihydroorotate dehydrogenase, with amino-acid sequence MYKFFFRLVFKRMDPEQAHYLAFRWIRLAARTPVLRTFVAAALAPRYKELRTEALGLRMHGPFGLAAGFDKNAVAIDGMSMLGFDHIEIGTVTGEPQPGNPKKRLFRLVADRALINRMGFNNEGSAAVAARLAARRPVFRTTVGVNIGKTKVVPEAEAADDYVKSTERLAAHADYLVVNVSSPNTPGLRNLQATEALRPLLSAVRDAADRTVTGRRVPLLVKIAPDLADEDVDAVADLAVELGLDGIIATNTTIARQGLGLKSSPSLVQETGGLSGAPLKTRSLEVLSRLYARVGDRITLVGVGGVENAEDAWQRILAGATLVQGYSAFIYEGPFYARAIHKGLAARLAASPYATLAEAVGAETRKATA; translated from the coding sequence ATGTACAAGTTCTTCTTCCGGCTGGTCTTCAAGCGGATGGACCCGGAGCAGGCTCACTACCTGGCCTTCCGGTGGATCCGCCTCGCCGCCCGGACCCCCGTGCTGCGCACCTTCGTCGCCGCCGCGCTCGCGCCCCGGTACAAGGAGCTGCGCACCGAGGCCCTCGGCCTGCGGATGCACGGCCCGTTCGGCCTCGCCGCCGGCTTCGACAAGAACGCCGTCGCGATCGACGGCATGTCGATGCTCGGCTTCGACCACATCGAGATCGGTACGGTCACCGGCGAGCCGCAGCCCGGCAACCCCAAGAAGCGCCTCTTCCGCCTCGTCGCGGACCGCGCGCTGATCAACCGCATGGGCTTCAACAACGAGGGCTCGGCCGCCGTCGCCGCCCGCCTCGCCGCCCGCAGGCCGGTCTTCCGGACCACGGTCGGCGTCAACATCGGCAAGACGAAGGTCGTGCCGGAGGCCGAAGCGGCCGACGACTACGTGAAGTCCACCGAGCGGCTCGCCGCCCACGCCGACTACCTCGTCGTGAACGTCTCCTCGCCCAACACCCCGGGGCTGCGCAACCTCCAGGCCACCGAGGCGCTGCGGCCCCTGCTCAGCGCCGTGCGCGACGCGGCCGACCGGACCGTCACCGGACGCCGGGTGCCGCTGCTCGTCAAGATCGCTCCGGACCTCGCGGACGAGGACGTCGACGCGGTCGCCGACCTCGCGGTCGAGCTGGGCCTGGACGGCATCATCGCCACCAACACCACCATCGCCCGCCAGGGCCTCGGCCTGAAGTCCTCGCCGTCCCTGGTCCAGGAGACCGGCGGACTCTCCGGCGCCCCCCTCAAGACCCGCTCCCTGGAGGTGCTGAGCCGCCTCTACGCGCGCGTGGGCGACCGGATCACCCTGGTCGGCGTCGGGGGCGTCGAGAACGCCGAGGACGCCTGGCAGCGCATCCTGGCCGGCGCCACGCTCGTCCAGGGCTACAGCGCCTTCATCTACGAGGGCCCGTTCTACGCCCGCGCCATCCACAAGGGCCTGGCCGCGCGCCTGGCCGCCTCCCCGTACGCCACCCTCGCCGAGGCCGTCGGCGCAGAGACCAGGAAGGCCACCGCATGA
- the rpoZ gene encoding DNA-directed RNA polymerase subunit omega: MSSSITTPEGIINPPIDELLEATDSKYSLVIYAAKRARQINAYYSQLGEGLLEYVGPLVDTHVHEKPLSIALREINAGLLTSEAIEGPAQ, from the coding sequence GTGTCCTCTTCCATCACCACGCCCGAGGGCATCATCAACCCGCCGATTGATGAGCTCCTCGAGGCCACCGACTCGAAGTACAGCCTCGTGATCTACGCCGCCAAGCGCGCGCGCCAGATCAACGCGTACTACTCGCAGCTCGGCGAGGGTCTCCTGGAGTACGTCGGTCCGCTCGTCGACACCCACGTGCACGAGAAGCCGCTCTCGATCGCGCTCCGCGAGATCAACGCGGGCCTGCTCACCTCCGAGGCCATCGAGGGCCCCGCGCAGTAA
- the pyrF gene encoding orotidine-5'-phosphate decarboxylase — protein MSTEHFGARLRRAMDTRGPLCVGIDPHASLLTAWGLNDDVAGLERFTRTVVEALADRVAVLKPQSAFFERFGSRGIAVLEKAVQEARAAGALVLMDAKRGDIGSTMGAYAATYLEKDSPLFSDAVTVSPYLGFGSLRPALDAAVLSGAGVFVLALTSNPEGAEVQRATAADGRSLAQLMLDHMAAENEGVAPLGSVGAVVGATLGDAGVNLAINGPLLAPGIGAQGATPADLPGVFGVAVGNVVPSVSRGVLSQGPDAAGLREAAERLTDEIRAAVAGS, from the coding sequence ATGAGCACCGAACACTTCGGCGCGCGCCTGCGCCGCGCCATGGACACCCGCGGACCGCTGTGCGTCGGCATCGACCCGCACGCCTCGCTGCTCACCGCCTGGGGCCTGAACGACGACGTCGCCGGGCTCGAACGCTTCACGCGCACCGTCGTGGAGGCACTGGCCGACCGGGTCGCCGTGCTCAAGCCGCAGTCCGCGTTCTTCGAGCGCTTCGGCTCGCGCGGCATCGCCGTCCTGGAGAAGGCGGTCCAGGAGGCGCGGGCGGCCGGCGCGCTGGTGCTGATGGACGCCAAGCGCGGCGACATCGGCTCCACCATGGGCGCCTACGCGGCGACCTACCTGGAGAAGGACTCGCCGCTGTTCTCGGACGCGGTCACCGTCTCGCCGTACCTCGGCTTCGGCTCGCTGCGTCCGGCGCTCGACGCGGCGGTCCTCTCCGGCGCGGGCGTCTTCGTGCTGGCCCTCACCTCCAACCCGGAGGGCGCCGAGGTGCAGCGCGCCACCGCCGCCGACGGCCGCTCGCTGGCCCAGCTCATGCTCGACCACATGGCCGCCGAGAACGAGGGGGTGGCCCCGCTCGGCTCCGTCGGCGCGGTGGTCGGAGCCACGCTCGGGGACGCGGGGGTGAACCTGGCGATCAACGGCCCGCTGCTCGCTCCCGGGATCGGGGCGCAGGGCGCGACGCCCGCGGATCTGCCCGGCGTCTTCGGTGTTGCGGTGGGCAATGTGGTGCCCAGCGTGAGCCGCGGCGTACTGAGCCAGGGCCCGGACGCGGCGGGGCTGCGGGAGGCCGCCGAACGGCTCACGGACGAGATCCGGGCGGCCGTGGCGGGTAGCTGA
- a CDS encoding integration host factor, with protein sequence MALPPLTPEQRAAALEKAAAARRERAEVKNRLKHSGASLHEVIKQGQENDVIGKMKVSALLESLPGVGKVRAKQIMERLGISESRRVRGLGSNQIASLEREFGGSAA encoded by the coding sequence GTGGCTCTTCCGCCCCTTACCCCTGAACAGCGCGCAGCCGCGCTCGAAAAGGCCGCCGCGGCTCGCCGGGAGCGGGCCGAGGTCAAGAATCGACTCAAGCACTCCGGCGCCTCCCTCCACGAGGTCATCAAGCAGGGCCAGGAGAACGACGTCATCGGCAAGATGAAGGTCTCCGCCCTCCTGGAGTCCCTGCCGGGCGTGGGCAAGGTCCGCGCCAAGCAGATCATGGAGCGGCTCGGCATCTCCGAGAGCCGCCGGGTCCGGGGTCTCGGCTCCAACCAGATCGCATCCTTGGAGCGCGAGTTCGGCGGCAGCGCCGCCTGA